GGTCAGCATTTCGAGATATTCGCGAAGGTCCGCGGGCGTGGAGAGGGGTCCGTGTCCGGGGATGATCTTCGTCTCTTCGTTTGCGATCGACAGCGCCCGATTCGCCGCCGAGATCACGCCGTCCACCGAACCGCCCGAACCGAGATCGACATAGGGAAACCGGCCGGCGAAAAACGTATCGCCCATGTGGATGACGTTGGCGCCCGGGAAATGGATGATGGCGTCGCCGTCGGTGTGCGCTTGCGCCACATGGATGCCGCGAATCGCGTCGCCGTTGAGATGGAAGGTGACGTCCTCCGCAAAGGTGACGATCGGAAGCGCGGCCCTGGGAGCGGGCGGCGTCGTGGCATTATTCGCCGCCCGGAACTGTTCGGTGCTCATGCGCTGGTAGACGTTGTCGTGCGCGACGATGAGCGCGCCGCCGGCGCCCATGTTCTCGTTGCCGCCCGTGTGGTCGCCGTGCCAGTGGGTGTTGATGACGAAGCGAACCGGGTTCGGCGTGATCGCCGCGATCGCCGCCTTGATCTTGTCGGTCAGCGGGGCAAACTGGTCGTCGATGATAAACGTCCCATCCTCACCGATCGAAACACCGACATTGCCGCCGGCGCCGATGAGCATGTAGACGTTCCCCGAAACCGGCACCGTCTCGATCTGGACGGCATCGAAGTTCTGCTGGGCCGCCGCCGGCGCAATCGTGCTAAGGGCGATGAGCGACAGGAAAAGGCATACAAAAAGTGGTTTCAGTCCCATGGGAAGATACAAACAGGTGAGGAGGTGAGCCGCGCGCGGTGGCCGACGCGCATCACCAAGATAGTCACTGGGGACGGCAAGATCCACGCCGCATCATTCGCGCAGCATGGCGCTGCGAATCTGGCCTTCGCGGGGCGAGAGCGGATAATAATACAGGATGGCCGGCACGCCACCGGCTTCCTCACTGAGGGTGAAGTAGCCGGACTCGTCGGCCGCCCAGGCGATCGCCTCACCCTGGGGCTCGGGCACGTAGGGCATCGCTTCCGGGGTATCGGCATACCATGGATCGAGCCCGGCTTCGTACCGATATACAACGTCGTAACTCTTCACGAGGGACCACCGGCCCGAGGGCGATATATCCCCCGCGACGGCCCGTTGCGTCAAGCTCACCGACCCGCGCAGCGCCACCTCGCCGACGCGTTCCAACACAAACGCCGCACCGCCCGCCGGCGCGAGAGGCGCGCGGTAGACGGCCTGGCGACCGCTGGATTTGGTGACGATGTACAGGTCGCCTGTAGCGGGGTCGACCATCAAGGTCTCGCTATTATGAGGCCCGTCCGGGTACGTGAGCGCGA
The genomic region above belongs to Rhodothermales bacterium and contains:
- a CDS encoding MBL fold metallo-hydrolase, which codes for MGLKPLFVCLFLSLIALSTIAPAAAQQNFDAVQIETVPVSGNVYMLIGAGGNVGVSIGEDGTFIIDDQFAPLTDKIKAAIAAITPNPVRFVINTHWHGDHTGGNENMGAGGALIVAHDNVYQRMSTEQFRAANNATTPPAPRAALPIVTFAEDVTFHLNGDAIRGIHVAQAHTDGDAIIHFPGANVIHMGDTFFAGRFPYVDLGSGGSVDGVISAANRALSIANEETKIIPGHGPLSTPADLREYLEMLTRVRSAVMLLVAEGKTLEEVQAAKPAADYESWGTGFINTERFVETLFTDLSS